One stretch of Ptiloglossa arizonensis isolate GNS036 chromosome 7, iyPtiAriz1_principal, whole genome shotgun sequence DNA includes these proteins:
- the LOC143149163 gene encoding uncharacterized protein LOC143149163 isoform X1 translates to MLHRSFETRSRWSIYPGYSARIAFGSAYPSNVIFRVGYVTRFLRSRSVVFSTLLGMRVPVDTSYSSIVFGRPPGFVRLRETRLDGASIVLGFARANFDRNDIRGATESILSTLNMENEGSPSEASPKSPEGVTRWAKSVVNTALQTSLGQTLFKIFDSFLWIVEKSAQWSLPTQEISAEENGKVFGKIELVRPLPWILFLPGLIILRIIRDGLNMGAFVLGYPRIQPSGMVKFVQKYRRRLRALNVKAIKSARRKMGHKDKRLTMIEAKKALIRSIGLTMSTLFCLDTSKSSPSPPPTKIRITGMDLEPAATPDERSTTESAGSPMHTEAKRKFCQMSSDESTDESDNETLQSKIDRLALLDSADDADFNPADCSTESSTASSENEVDKNVSMSEVTDITQKEGEEILEDSVSKPTALPLDKLQNTSEKQTEETAAITPRVDSSESKLQTTSRITNDFINGEVHASSAPIPAAPTPTPEVTNGVVAEHKPSNRKSSNAPSHRRGSNAKEHASTAQEKKTSPRKKLGRRDAK, encoded by the exons ATGCTTCACCGTTCGTTCGAAACACGGTCTCGGTGGTCTATTTATCCAGGGTACTCCGCAAGAATAGCGTTCGGTTCTGCGTACCCGAGTAACGTTATATTCCGAGTCGGTTATGTAACGCGATTTTTACGATCCCGATCTGTGGTTTTCTCGACGCTCCTCGGGATGCGTGTGCCAGtcgataccagttattcgtcgATCGTGTTTGGACGACCGCCGGGGTTCGTACGGCTTCGCGAGACGCGGTTGGACGGAGCTTCGATCGTCTTAGGCTTTGCGCGAGCTAACTTCGACCGGAACGATATCCGCGGTGCGACCGAATCGATTTT ATCGACCTTAAACATGGAGAACGAAGGATCTCCGAGCGAA GCGTCACCCAAATCACCGGAAGGTGTAACGAGATGGGCAAAATCGGTCGTCAACACGGCGTTGCAAACTTCTTTGGGGCAGACGTTGTTCAAGATCTTCGATTCGTTCTTGTGGATCGTCGAGAAGTCCGCGCAATGGAGTCTACCAACTCAGGAGATCAGTGCCG AAGAGAATGGAAAAGTGTTCGGAAAAATCGAGTTGGTGAGGCCTCTCCCTTGGATTCTCTTCCTGCCGGGATTGATCATCTTGCGCATCATCAGAGACGGATTGAACATGGGTGCCTTCGTTCTGGGTTATCCACGGATACAACCGAGCGGAATG GTAAAATTCGTTCAAAAGTATAGGAGACGGTTGAGAGCGTTGAACGTGAAGGCGATAAAATCGGCGAGGCGCAAAATGGGTCACAAG GACAAGAGATTGACGATGATCGAGGCCAAGAAAGCCCTGATCAGATCCATCGGATTGACAATGTCGACACTGTTTTGCTTGGACACGTCTAAGTCGTCACCGTCGCCTCCGCCCACGAAAATTCGCATAACCGGCATGGACCTCGAACCG GCAGCAACACCGGACGAAAGATCGACCACGGAGTCCGCCGGAAGTCCCATGCACACGGAAGCGAAACGGAAATTCTGTCAGATGAGCTCCGACGAGAGCACCGACGAATCGGACAACGAAACCCTCCAATCGAAGATCGACCGACTCGCGTTGCTCGATAGCGCGGACGATGCCGATTTCAAC CCCGCCGACTGTAGCACGGAATCGAGCACAGCGAGCAGCGAGAACGAGGTGGACAAGAACGTGTCTATGTCCGAAGTGACGGACATCACTCAGAAAGAGGGCGAAGAGATTCTGGAAGATAGCGTTTCGAAGCCCACGGCACTTCCTCTCGATAAG TTGCAGAATACGAGCGAGAAGCAAACCGAGGAGACCGCAGCCATCACGCCGCGCGTGGACAGTTCGG AGTCCAAGCTGCAAACAACGAGCCGCATAACGAACGATTTTATCAACGGAGAAGTACACGCCTCTTCGGCGCCCATACCCGCAG CACCGACTCCAACACCGGAAGTCACCAACGGAGTGGTCGCCGAGCACAAGCCGTCCAATCGCAAATCCAGCAACGCTCCGTCCCATCGGCGTGGTTCCAACGCGAAGGAACACGCGTCAACCGCTCAAGAGAAGAAGACCAGTCCGCGGAAGAAACTCGGTCGAAGGGACGCTAAATAG
- the LOC143149163 gene encoding uncharacterized protein LOC143149163 isoform X3, producing MENEGSPSEASPKSPEGVTRWAKSVVNTALQTSLGQTLFKIFDSFLWIVEKSAQWSLPTQEISAEENGKVFGKIELVRPLPWILFLPGLIILRIIRDGLNMGAFVLGYPRIQPSGMVKFVQKYRRRLRALNVKAIKSARRKMGHKDKRLTMIEAKKALIRSIGLTMSTLFCLDTSKSSPSPPPTKIRITGMDLEPAATPDERSTTESAGSPMHTEAKRKFCQMSSDESTDESDNETLQSKIDRLALLDSADDADFNPADCSTESSTASSENEVDKNVSMSEVTDITQKEGEEILEDSVSKPTALPLDKLQNTSEKQTEETAAITPRVDSSESKLQTTSRITNDFINGEVHASSAPIPAAPTPTPEVTNGVVAEHKPSNRKSSNAPSHRRGSNAKEHASTAQEKKTSPRKKLGRRDAK from the exons ATGGAGAACGAAGGATCTCCGAGCGAA GCGTCACCCAAATCACCGGAAGGTGTAACGAGATGGGCAAAATCGGTCGTCAACACGGCGTTGCAAACTTCTTTGGGGCAGACGTTGTTCAAGATCTTCGATTCGTTCTTGTGGATCGTCGAGAAGTCCGCGCAATGGAGTCTACCAACTCAGGAGATCAGTGCCG AAGAGAATGGAAAAGTGTTCGGAAAAATCGAGTTGGTGAGGCCTCTCCCTTGGATTCTCTTCCTGCCGGGATTGATCATCTTGCGCATCATCAGAGACGGATTGAACATGGGTGCCTTCGTTCTGGGTTATCCACGGATACAACCGAGCGGAATG GTAAAATTCGTTCAAAAGTATAGGAGACGGTTGAGAGCGTTGAACGTGAAGGCGATAAAATCGGCGAGGCGCAAAATGGGTCACAAG GACAAGAGATTGACGATGATCGAGGCCAAGAAAGCCCTGATCAGATCCATCGGATTGACAATGTCGACACTGTTTTGCTTGGACACGTCTAAGTCGTCACCGTCGCCTCCGCCCACGAAAATTCGCATAACCGGCATGGACCTCGAACCG GCAGCAACACCGGACGAAAGATCGACCACGGAGTCCGCCGGAAGTCCCATGCACACGGAAGCGAAACGGAAATTCTGTCAGATGAGCTCCGACGAGAGCACCGACGAATCGGACAACGAAACCCTCCAATCGAAGATCGACCGACTCGCGTTGCTCGATAGCGCGGACGATGCCGATTTCAAC CCCGCCGACTGTAGCACGGAATCGAGCACAGCGAGCAGCGAGAACGAGGTGGACAAGAACGTGTCTATGTCCGAAGTGACGGACATCACTCAGAAAGAGGGCGAAGAGATTCTGGAAGATAGCGTTTCGAAGCCCACGGCACTTCCTCTCGATAAG TTGCAGAATACGAGCGAGAAGCAAACCGAGGAGACCGCAGCCATCACGCCGCGCGTGGACAGTTCGG AGTCCAAGCTGCAAACAACGAGCCGCATAACGAACGATTTTATCAACGGAGAAGTACACGCCTCTTCGGCGCCCATACCCGCAG CACCGACTCCAACACCGGAAGTCACCAACGGAGTGGTCGCCGAGCACAAGCCGTCCAATCGCAAATCCAGCAACGCTCCGTCCCATCGGCGTGGTTCCAACGCGAAGGAACACGCGTCAACCGCTCAAGAGAAGAAGACCAGTCCGCGGAAGAAACTCGGTCGAAGGGACGCTAAATAG
- the LOC143149163 gene encoding uncharacterized protein LOC143149163 isoform X2, with protein sequence MLHRSFETRSRWSIYPGYSARIAFGSAYPSNVIFRVGYVTRFLRSRSVVFSTLLGMRVPVDTSYSSIVFGRPPGFVRLRETRLDGASIVLGFARANFDRNDIRGATESILSTLNMENEGSPSEASPKSPEGVTRWAKSVVNTALQTSLGQTLFKIFDSFLWIVEKSAQWSLPTQEISAEENGKVFGKIELVRPLPWILFLPGLIILRIIRDGLNMGAFVLGYPRIQPSGMVKFVQKYRRRLRALNVKAIKSARRKMGHKDKRLTMIEAKKALIRSIGLTMSTLFCLDTSKSSPSPPPTKIRITGMDLEPAATPDERSTTESAGSPMHTEAKRKFCQMSSDESTDESDNETLQSKIDRLALLDSADDADFNPADCSTESSTASSENEVDKNVSMSEVTDITQKEGEEILEDSVSKPTALPLDKNTSEKQTEETAAITPRVDSSESKLQTTSRITNDFINGEVHASSAPIPAAPTPTPEVTNGVVAEHKPSNRKSSNAPSHRRGSNAKEHASTAQEKKTSPRKKLGRRDAK encoded by the exons ATGCTTCACCGTTCGTTCGAAACACGGTCTCGGTGGTCTATTTATCCAGGGTACTCCGCAAGAATAGCGTTCGGTTCTGCGTACCCGAGTAACGTTATATTCCGAGTCGGTTATGTAACGCGATTTTTACGATCCCGATCTGTGGTTTTCTCGACGCTCCTCGGGATGCGTGTGCCAGtcgataccagttattcgtcgATCGTGTTTGGACGACCGCCGGGGTTCGTACGGCTTCGCGAGACGCGGTTGGACGGAGCTTCGATCGTCTTAGGCTTTGCGCGAGCTAACTTCGACCGGAACGATATCCGCGGTGCGACCGAATCGATTTT ATCGACCTTAAACATGGAGAACGAAGGATCTCCGAGCGAA GCGTCACCCAAATCACCGGAAGGTGTAACGAGATGGGCAAAATCGGTCGTCAACACGGCGTTGCAAACTTCTTTGGGGCAGACGTTGTTCAAGATCTTCGATTCGTTCTTGTGGATCGTCGAGAAGTCCGCGCAATGGAGTCTACCAACTCAGGAGATCAGTGCCG AAGAGAATGGAAAAGTGTTCGGAAAAATCGAGTTGGTGAGGCCTCTCCCTTGGATTCTCTTCCTGCCGGGATTGATCATCTTGCGCATCATCAGAGACGGATTGAACATGGGTGCCTTCGTTCTGGGTTATCCACGGATACAACCGAGCGGAATG GTAAAATTCGTTCAAAAGTATAGGAGACGGTTGAGAGCGTTGAACGTGAAGGCGATAAAATCGGCGAGGCGCAAAATGGGTCACAAG GACAAGAGATTGACGATGATCGAGGCCAAGAAAGCCCTGATCAGATCCATCGGATTGACAATGTCGACACTGTTTTGCTTGGACACGTCTAAGTCGTCACCGTCGCCTCCGCCCACGAAAATTCGCATAACCGGCATGGACCTCGAACCG GCAGCAACACCGGACGAAAGATCGACCACGGAGTCCGCCGGAAGTCCCATGCACACGGAAGCGAAACGGAAATTCTGTCAGATGAGCTCCGACGAGAGCACCGACGAATCGGACAACGAAACCCTCCAATCGAAGATCGACCGACTCGCGTTGCTCGATAGCGCGGACGATGCCGATTTCAAC CCCGCCGACTGTAGCACGGAATCGAGCACAGCGAGCAGCGAGAACGAGGTGGACAAGAACGTGTCTATGTCCGAAGTGACGGACATCACTCAGAAAGAGGGCGAAGAGATTCTGGAAGATAGCGTTTCGAAGCCCACGGCACTTCCTCTCGATAAG AATACGAGCGAGAAGCAAACCGAGGAGACCGCAGCCATCACGCCGCGCGTGGACAGTTCGG AGTCCAAGCTGCAAACAACGAGCCGCATAACGAACGATTTTATCAACGGAGAAGTACACGCCTCTTCGGCGCCCATACCCGCAG CACCGACTCCAACACCGGAAGTCACCAACGGAGTGGTCGCCGAGCACAAGCCGTCCAATCGCAAATCCAGCAACGCTCCGTCCCATCGGCGTGGTTCCAACGCGAAGGAACACGCGTCAACCGCTCAAGAGAAGAAGACCAGTCCGCGGAAGAAACTCGGTCGAAGGGACGCTAAATAG
- the Eb1 gene encoding microtubule-associated protein RP/EB family member 1 isoform X2 produces MAVNVYATNVTTENLSRHDMLAWVNDCLQSSFSKIEELCTGAVYCQFMDMLFPGSVPLKRVKFKTNLEHEYIQNFKILQGGFKKMNVDKVIPVDKLVKGRFQDNFEFLQWFKKFFNANYYGREYDAYEVRGCIPLGSGVDGTHSLSNPQLVPLPPQSKQPQIQQKHIQQRNIIPRQQQVNKVPTHRPQVKAPAIGNRGDSGKIEELSAQVMELKMSLEGLEKERDFYFGKLRDIEVMCQDCDNEDPPPIVQKILEVLYATEEGFAPPEELGDGLAPDDEEEY; encoded by the exons ATGGCTGTCAATGTCTATGCAACAAATGTGACAACGGAGAATCTGAGTCGACATGATATGTTGGCTTGGGTGAATGATTGTTTGCAATCATCGTTCAGCAAGATTGAAGAGTTATGTACCGGTGCAGTTTACTGTCAGTTCATGGATATGCTTTTCCCTGGTAGTGTACCCTTGAAGAGGGTCAAATTCAAGACTAACCTCGAGCATGAATAcatacaaaatttcaaaattcttcaaGGAGGTTTCAAAAAGATGAATGTAGATAAG GTAATACCAGTGGATAAATTGGTAAAAGGCCGCTTTCAagacaattttgaatttctacaaTGGTTCAAGAAATTCTTTAATGCGAATTATTATGGCCGTGAATACGATGCTTACGAAGTACGTGGTTGCATACCACTGGGTTCTGGTGTTGATGGAACACATAGTTTGTCAAATCCCCAGTTGGTACCTTTACCTCCTCAATCAAAGCAGCCGCAAATACAGCAAAAGCATATACAGCAACGTAACATTATCCCTCGCCAACAGCAGG TTAACAAAGTTCCAACCCATCGCCCGCAAGTGAAAGCACCAGCAATTGGAAATCGTGGAGATTCTGGAAAAATCGAAGAGCTCAGTGCGCAG GTGATGGAATTAAAAATGTCGCTCGAGGGTTTGGAAAAGGAAAGAGATTTTTATTTCGGTAAATTACGCGATATCGAAGTTATGTGCCAAGATTGTGATAACGAAGATCCTCCACCAATAGTACAGAAAATCTTAGAAGTACTTTACGCAACAGAG GAAGGATTTGCACCACCTGAAGAATTAGGGGACGGACTTGCGCCCGATGATGAAGAAGAATATTAA
- the Eb1 gene encoding microtubule-associated protein RP/EB family member 1 isoform X4, with the protein MAVNVYATNVTTENLSRHDMLAWVNDCLQSSFSKIEELCTGAVYCQFMDMLFPGSVPLKRVKFKTNLEHEYIQNFKILQGGFKKMNVDKIVPIDRLVKGRFQDNFEFLQWFKKFFDVNYSRTEPYDALAMRGGESMGSGGSIASHGTNAKRTTPRDVNSPKPAPRIVNKVPTHRPQVKAPAIGNRGDSGKIEELSAQVMELKMSLEGLEKERDFYFGKLRDIEVMCQDCDNEDPPPIVQKILEVLYATEEGFAPPEELGDGLAPDDEEEY; encoded by the exons ATGGCTGTCAATGTCTATGCAACAAATGTGACAACGGAGAATCTGAGTCGACATGATATGTTGGCTTGGGTGAATGATTGTTTGCAATCATCGTTCAGCAAGATTGAAGAGTTATGTACCGGTGCAGTTTACTGTCAGTTCATGGATATGCTTTTCCCTGGTAGTGTACCCTTGAAGAGGGTCAAATTCAAGACTAACCTCGAGCATGAATAcatacaaaatttcaaaattcttcaaGGAGGTTTCAAAAAGATGAATGTAGATAAG ATTGTTCCAATTGATAGGCTGGTGAAAGGCAGATTCCAAGACAACTTCGAATTTTTACAATGGTTCAAGAAATTCTTTGACGTAAACTACTCCAGAACGGAGCCATACGATGCACTTGCTATGCGAGGAGGAGAGTCCATGGGTAGTGGTGGAAGTATTGCATCGCATGGCACTAATGCAAAACGCACCACACCACGTGATGTAAATTCGCCTAAACCAGCTCCTCGTATTG TTAACAAAGTTCCAACCCATCGCCCGCAAGTGAAAGCACCAGCAATTGGAAATCGTGGAGATTCTGGAAAAATCGAAGAGCTCAGTGCGCAG GTGATGGAATTAAAAATGTCGCTCGAGGGTTTGGAAAAGGAAAGAGATTTTTATTTCGGTAAATTACGCGATATCGAAGTTATGTGCCAAGATTGTGATAACGAAGATCCTCCACCAATAGTACAGAAAATCTTAGAAGTACTTTACGCAACAGAG GAAGGATTTGCACCACCTGAAGAATTAGGGGACGGACTTGCGCCCGATGATGAAGAAGAATATTAA
- the Eb1 gene encoding microtubule-associated protein RP/EB family member 1 isoform X1, which produces MAVNVYATNVTTENLSRHDMLAWVNDCLQSSFSKIEELCTGAVYCQFMDMLFPGSVPLKRVKFKTNLEHEYIQNFKILQGGFKKMNVDKIVPIDRLVKGRFQDNFEFLQWFKKFFDVNYSRTEPYDALAMRGGESMGSGGSIASHGTNAKRTTPRDVNSPKPAPRIGEGTATPALAASTKSISHTINKVPTHRPQVKAPAIGNRGDSGKIEELSAQVMELKMSLEGLEKERDFYFGKLRDIEVMCQDCDNEDPPPIVQKILEVLYATEEGFAPPEELGDGLAPDDEEEY; this is translated from the exons ATGGCTGTCAATGTCTATGCAACAAATGTGACAACGGAGAATCTGAGTCGACATGATATGTTGGCTTGGGTGAATGATTGTTTGCAATCATCGTTCAGCAAGATTGAAGAGTTATGTACCGGTGCAGTTTACTGTCAGTTCATGGATATGCTTTTCCCTGGTAGTGTACCCTTGAAGAGGGTCAAATTCAAGACTAACCTCGAGCATGAATAcatacaaaatttcaaaattcttcaaGGAGGTTTCAAAAAGATGAATGTAGATAAG ATTGTTCCAATTGATAGGCTGGTGAAAGGCAGATTCCAAGACAACTTCGAATTTTTACAATGGTTCAAGAAATTCTTTGACGTAAACTACTCCAGAACGGAGCCATACGATGCACTTGCTATGCGAGGAGGAGAGTCCATGGGTAGTGGTGGAAGTATTGCATCGCATGGCACTAATGCAAAACGCACCACACCACGTGATGTAAATTCGCCTAAACCAGCTCCTCGTATTG GTGAGGGAACTGCGACTCCTGCACTTGCAGCTAGTACCAAGTCTATAAGCCATacta TTAACAAAGTTCCAACCCATCGCCCGCAAGTGAAAGCACCAGCAATTGGAAATCGTGGAGATTCTGGAAAAATCGAAGAGCTCAGTGCGCAG GTGATGGAATTAAAAATGTCGCTCGAGGGTTTGGAAAAGGAAAGAGATTTTTATTTCGGTAAATTACGCGATATCGAAGTTATGTGCCAAGATTGTGATAACGAAGATCCTCCACCAATAGTACAGAAAATCTTAGAAGTACTTTACGCAACAGAG GAAGGATTTGCACCACCTGAAGAATTAGGGGACGGACTTGCGCCCGATGATGAAGAAGAATATTAA
- the Eb1 gene encoding microtubule-associated protein RP/EB family member 1 isoform X3: MAVNVYATNVTTENLSRHDMLAWVNDCLQSSFSKIEELCTGAVYCQFMDMLFPGSVPLKRVKFKTNLEHEYIQNFKILQGGFKKMNVDKIVPIDRLVKGRFQDNFEFLQWFKKFFDVNYSRTEPYDALAMRGGESMGSGGSIASHGTNAKRTTPRDVNSPKPAPRIGEGTATPALAASTKSISHTINKVPTHRPQVKAPAIGNRGDSGKIEELSAQVMELKMSLEGLEKERDFYFGKLRDIEVMCQDCDNEDPPPIVQKILEVLYATEDLHHLKN, encoded by the exons ATGGCTGTCAATGTCTATGCAACAAATGTGACAACGGAGAATCTGAGTCGACATGATATGTTGGCTTGGGTGAATGATTGTTTGCAATCATCGTTCAGCAAGATTGAAGAGTTATGTACCGGTGCAGTTTACTGTCAGTTCATGGATATGCTTTTCCCTGGTAGTGTACCCTTGAAGAGGGTCAAATTCAAGACTAACCTCGAGCATGAATAcatacaaaatttcaaaattcttcaaGGAGGTTTCAAAAAGATGAATGTAGATAAG ATTGTTCCAATTGATAGGCTGGTGAAAGGCAGATTCCAAGACAACTTCGAATTTTTACAATGGTTCAAGAAATTCTTTGACGTAAACTACTCCAGAACGGAGCCATACGATGCACTTGCTATGCGAGGAGGAGAGTCCATGGGTAGTGGTGGAAGTATTGCATCGCATGGCACTAATGCAAAACGCACCACACCACGTGATGTAAATTCGCCTAAACCAGCTCCTCGTATTG GTGAGGGAACTGCGACTCCTGCACTTGCAGCTAGTACCAAGTCTATAAGCCATacta TTAACAAAGTTCCAACCCATCGCCCGCAAGTGAAAGCACCAGCAATTGGAAATCGTGGAGATTCTGGAAAAATCGAAGAGCTCAGTGCGCAG GTGATGGAATTAAAAATGTCGCTCGAGGGTTTGGAAAAGGAAAGAGATTTTTATTTCGGTAAATTACGCGATATCGAAGTTATGTGCCAAGATTGTGATAACGAAGATCCTCCACCAATAGTACAGAAAATCTTAGAAGTACTTTACGCAACAGAG GATTTGCACCACCTGAAGAATTAG
- the LOC143149149 gene encoding spermatogenesis-defective protein 39 homolog isoform X1, whose translation MNSAKDDEDFWYSSEKRSFCFENNEVDQLFGVSKTDTDKLWAGISNASTSEGSLKTTDDYQPLKPLLSVISEKTLSCILAMDKLQNIQTEATGIHPEITLRKILLGQPYSLEQYKSFVSKTALLDAAIISGDGNAILIIILFLTKTLKRSLVQRILAERQDAVNIYVRYLSTRLQLNEITDILTMLGQSMDAAMKSLHIVIKTTRDPDRLLNKLRNSYKTQFSTLTDCKETSFVQSYIKLLEWQMAMKKIDDDKQIELNSPVLKCLQHACKSHWNSQEGTLMSPAILSQQHDISPRQYQKVALEVRASAGEWSDVDQLLLTKGWLGSQKLQIHLPIEDVLKILHRNNASSDVLEKYLAYIDNMERRLELAKTMHCFRIAIDILVQQADRTALMQYKTKLQQQSEEYFYAESALRSSSVKWKN comes from the exons atgaaCTCTGCTAAAGATGACGAGGATTTTTGGTACAGTAGCGAGAAACGATCCTTTTGTTTTGAAAACAACGAG GTGGACCAATTATTTGGAGTCTCGAAGACCGATACGGATAAGTTATGGGCTGGTATTTCCAATGCCTCGACATCGGAGGGATCTTTAAAAACTACAGATGATTATCAACCACTGAAACCTTTACTGTCCGTTATATCGGAGAAAACACTTTCCTGCA TTTTAGCAATGGATAAATTACAGAACATTCAGACGGAAGCAACTGGTATTCATCCGGAAATAACCCTTAGAAAAATTTTACTCGGTCAACCGTATTCATTGGAACAATATAAATCGTTTGTCTCCAAAACTGCCTTGTTAGATGCTGCTATAATAAGTGGAGATGGAAATGCAATTTTGATA ATTATCTTATTTCTTACAAAAACTCTTAAAAGATCTTTGGTACAAAGAATATTAGCTGAAAGACAAGATGCCGTAAATATATATGTAAGATATCTTTCTACGAGATTACAGTTAAATGAAATCACCGATATTTTAAC AATGCTAGGACAATCAATGGATGCTGCC ATGAAAAGTTTACATATTGTAATAAAAACTACTCGGGATCCTGATAGACTATTGAATAAACTTCGAAATAGTTATAAAACACAATTTTCGACTTTAACCGACTGTAAAGAAACTTCGTTTGTTCAGTCGTACATAAAACTACTTG AATGGCAAATGGCAATGAAAAAAATAGACGATGACAAACAAATAGAATTAAATTCTCCTGTCCTTAAATGTCTGCAACATGCGTGCAAAAGCCATTGGAATTCACAAGAGGGCACTTTAATGTCTCCTGCAATATTATCTCAACAACATGATATATCTCCTAGACAGTATCAGAAAGTTGCATTAGAAGTTAGAGCATCGGCCGGTGAATGGAGCGACGTTGATCAATTACTCCTAACAAAG GGCTGGCTAGGAAGTCAAAAGTTGCAAATTCATCTACCTATTGAagatgtattaaaaatattacacagAAATAATGCATCTTCTGATGTTCTTGAGAAATATTTAGCGTATATTGATAATATGGAAAGACGATTGGAATTAGCAAAAACCATGCATTGCTTTAGAATAGCAATCGAT attctTGTACAGCAAGCAGATCGTACTGCGTTAATGCAGTACAAAACGAAATTACAGCAACAATCGGAAGAATATTTCTACGCGGAAAGTGCATTACGTTCCTCATCGgttaagtggaaaaattag
- the LOC143149149 gene encoding spermatogenesis-defective protein 39 homolog isoform X2, giving the protein MDKLQNIQTEATGIHPEITLRKILLGQPYSLEQYKSFVSKTALLDAAIISGDGNAILIIILFLTKTLKRSLVQRILAERQDAVNIYVRYLSTRLQLNEITDILTMLGQSMDAAMKSLHIVIKTTRDPDRLLNKLRNSYKTQFSTLTDCKETSFVQSYIKLLEWQMAMKKIDDDKQIELNSPVLKCLQHACKSHWNSQEGTLMSPAILSQQHDISPRQYQKVALEVRASAGEWSDVDQLLLTKGWLGSQKLQIHLPIEDVLKILHRNNASSDVLEKYLAYIDNMERRLELAKTMHCFRIAIDILVQQADRTALMQYKTKLQQQSEEYFYAESALRSSSVKWKN; this is encoded by the exons ATGGATAAATTACAGAACATTCAGACGGAAGCAACTGGTATTCATCCGGAAATAACCCTTAGAAAAATTTTACTCGGTCAACCGTATTCATTGGAACAATATAAATCGTTTGTCTCCAAAACTGCCTTGTTAGATGCTGCTATAATAAGTGGAGATGGAAATGCAATTTTGATA ATTATCTTATTTCTTACAAAAACTCTTAAAAGATCTTTGGTACAAAGAATATTAGCTGAAAGACAAGATGCCGTAAATATATATGTAAGATATCTTTCTACGAGATTACAGTTAAATGAAATCACCGATATTTTAAC AATGCTAGGACAATCAATGGATGCTGCC ATGAAAAGTTTACATATTGTAATAAAAACTACTCGGGATCCTGATAGACTATTGAATAAACTTCGAAATAGTTATAAAACACAATTTTCGACTTTAACCGACTGTAAAGAAACTTCGTTTGTTCAGTCGTACATAAAACTACTTG AATGGCAAATGGCAATGAAAAAAATAGACGATGACAAACAAATAGAATTAAATTCTCCTGTCCTTAAATGTCTGCAACATGCGTGCAAAAGCCATTGGAATTCACAAGAGGGCACTTTAATGTCTCCTGCAATATTATCTCAACAACATGATATATCTCCTAGACAGTATCAGAAAGTTGCATTAGAAGTTAGAGCATCGGCCGGTGAATGGAGCGACGTTGATCAATTACTCCTAACAAAG GGCTGGCTAGGAAGTCAAAAGTTGCAAATTCATCTACCTATTGAagatgtattaaaaatattacacagAAATAATGCATCTTCTGATGTTCTTGAGAAATATTTAGCGTATATTGATAATATGGAAAGACGATTGGAATTAGCAAAAACCATGCATTGCTTTAGAATAGCAATCGAT attctTGTACAGCAAGCAGATCGTACTGCGTTAATGCAGTACAAAACGAAATTACAGCAACAATCGGAAGAATATTTCTACGCGGAAAGTGCATTACGTTCCTCATCGgttaagtggaaaaattag